One genomic region from Geitlerinema sp. PCC 9228 encodes:
- a CDS encoding Photosystem I reaction center subunit III gives MKKLIATLMLAVSLMFAFAPAASAIEYGNLTRCSENPAFQARAERATTEADRARFERYSSLLCGDDGLPHLIADGNLSHAREFLIPSLLFLYIAGWIGWVGRKYLQMAQKEKKPEDKEYIIDVPAALQCAFSGFIWPLEAIKEATSGELAAKDEEIPISPR, from the coding sequence ATGAAAAAATTGATAGCCACTTTGATGCTTGCCGTTTCGCTTATGTTTGCATTTGCGCCGGCAGCATCAGCAATTGAATACGGGAATTTAACCCGTTGTAGCGAAAATCCTGCTTTCCAAGCTAGAGCAGAAAGAGCTACCACCGAAGCCGATCGAGCTCGTTTTGAAAGATATTCTTCCCTACTATGTGGTGATGATGGATTGCCTCACCTAATTGCCGATGGCAATTTATCCCACGCCAGGGAATTTCTCATTCCCAGCCTGCTGTTCTTGTACATTGCTGGCTGGATTGGTTGGGTCGGTCGCAAGTACCTGCAAATGGCCCAAAAAGAGAAAAAGCCTGAGGATAAAGAATATATCATTGACGTACCAGCTGCCCTTCAATGCGCTTTCAGTGGGTTTATTTGGCCCTTAGAAGCCATTAAAGAAGCCACCAGCGGCGAACTCGCTGCCAAAGACGAGGAAATTCCGATTTCGCCTCGCTAA
- a CDS encoding Photosystem I reaction center subunit IX, producing MGNFSKFLSTAPVIAMLWIIITSVILIVANYYFPDRLVFSL from the coding sequence GTGGGAAATTTCAGCAAGTTTCTCTCCACGGCACCTGTTATTGCGATGCTCTGGATTATCATTACCTCGGTCATTTTAATTGTGGCCAACTATTACTTCCCCGATCGCTTGGTTTTCAGCCTGTAA